The genome window AAACCGACCAGCCGGTGCGCGCCGCCAGCATCTCCAGCGCCACCGCGCCGAGCTGCGAATTGCCGACCTTGTTGAGCCCCGGTGACCACACTGCGATCGAGGCGATGCCGGGCGCAACCGCGAAGATGCCGCCGCCGACGCCGCTCTTGCCGGGCAGGCCGACATGATAGGCGAAATCGCCCGAGCCGTCGTAATGGCCGCAGGTCAACATCAGCGCGTTGATGCGCCGCGCCCGCTTCGGCGAGACCACCGAATGGCCGGTCATCGGATTGCTGCCGCGCGCCGCCAGGAACAGCCCGGCACGTGCCAGCTGCTCACAGCTCATCGACAGCGCGCATTGATGGAAATAGACGCCGAGCACGTGATCGACGGGATGGTCGAGATTGCGGTAGGCGCGCATGAAATTGGCAAGCGCGACATTGCGGTAACCCGTCTGCGTTTCCGAGCGCGCCACCTTGTCGTCGATGGTGATCGATTCGTCATCAGCGAGATAACGCACGAAGCGCAGCAATTCGCCGATCGCCTCGCGCGGCGCATGGCCGGCCATGACCACGTCGCTGACGGCGATGGCGCCGGCATTGATGAAGGGATTGCGCGGGATGCCGCTCTCGTGTTCGAGCTGGACGATCGAGTTAAAAGCCGATCCGGACGGTTCGCGCCCGACACGCTTCCATAAGCCTTCGCCGACCTTGCCGAGCGCCAGCGTCAGCATGAAGACCTTGGATATGCTCTGGATCGAGAAGGCGATGTCGGCATCGCCGACGCGATAGACCTTGCCGTCGACGGTGACAATCGCCATGCCGAACTGCCGCGGATCGACCTTGGCGAGCTCGGGAATATAGTCGGCCACCTTACCCTCGCCGATCCGCGGCAGGATATCGGTGTAGATGCTATCGAGGGTCGCCTGCAAATCCGCCATCGCTTCTCTCCGGATAACAAAAAAGCCGCCCGAAAGAGCGGCTTTTCCATAAGCGAAAACGCCTGGTTCTTCTTAACGCGAATAGAATTCGACGACCAGATGCGGCTCCATGACGACCGGGAACGGAACGTCGCTGAGCGTCGGAACGCGGCCGAAGGTGGCGACCATCTTGTTGTGATCGACTTCGATGTAATCAGGAACGTCGCGCTCGGCGAGGCTGACGGCTTCCAGAACGGTCACCAGCTGCTTCGACTTCTCGCGAACTTCGATGACGTCGCCGGCCTTGCAGCGGTAGGAACCGATGTTGACGCGCACGCCGTTGACGGTCACGTGGCCATGGTTGACGAACTGACGGGCAGCAAAGACCGTCGGAACGAACTTGGCGCGATAGACGATGGCGTCGAGACGCGATTCCAGCAGGCCGATCAGGTTTTCAGAGGTGTCGCCCTTGCGGCGGTCGGCTTCGGCGAAGATCGCGCGGAACTGCTTTTCGCGTAGGTCACCGTAGTAACCCTTGAGCTTCTGCTTGGCGCGCAGCTGCACACCGAAGTCCGAAAGCTTGCCCTTGCGGCGCTGGCCGTGCTGGCCCGGGCCGTATTCGCGGCGGTTCACCGGGGACTTCGGACGGCCCCAGATGTTTTCGCCCATGCGGCGGTCGATTTTGTACTTGGACGATTCGCGCTTGCTCATCGTATTTCCTTTCAAAGGTTTATGACGGTTTGTTACCAAACCGCACGAAGGAAACACGCCCTCCTCTGATCTCTGCCGAGATCTGACAGGATGTTCCGGTTAGCGAACAGGAACGATCCACGGGACATGTCAAATGAAACACCGGACATTGCTGCCCGGTGCTTGGCGCGGTTTTTAGAGGGCCGTCATGAAAATGTCAACAGCGGCAAAGCCTGAACGCGCCACTATTCCGCCGCCAAGGGCTGGTCGCCGCCTGTATCAGGCGCGTTGGCGTCGCCCGGCGCCGTCTGGCAATTCATATCGGGAAAAGCCACGATGCGCTTGCCGGCAAAGTCGGTGTGCACGACGACGATCCCCTGCTCCTCGAAATAGCCGAGCAGGCGCCGCGCACGGCGGGCGGAATGGGTGCCGTAGGCGCGGGCGATGCGGGCGTCCGACGGACAAGGCTCACCGCAGACGGCAGCCTTGGCGAGCATCAGGAAGACACCCTGCAGGTCGTCGGTGACACCTGATGACAGCGACAGAGCCGTCGTCCAGGCATCGCTCGCGGCCGTTTCCGCATCGACGCCCGAGCGCGAGATCGCCACGCGCCGGCGAAAATCCGGCAGCGCGATGGGCGGTCCCGGCACGCGTCGCATGCGCAACCGCACGAGAAAATCCTGGTAAAGCACCGAATCGGTGCGGAAGGCGGCGGTGGGATCGTCGAGGATTTCGGCAAGCACGCCGGCCAGGCGCTCCTCCCGCTCCTCGGCGGAGACTTCCACCTGGCTCGCCCTCGCCTCGGCAGGTGCGGGTGACGCCGCCGGCGTCGAGCGCGAGAGTTCGGCCAGGATATCGGTGGTCGGCCGCGGCGCCGGCGGCGCGCGGCGCACCAGCGGCCGCTGGAATTCTTCCGGATCGGGCGTGAAGATCAGGTCTTCGACATCCTGTGGCGCATCCGGCAACGGCATCAGCTTCGGGCTGGAGGAGCGCGCCGAAGTCTCCACCGCACCGATCTGGATCGGCAGCGGCCGGCGCGACAGCGCCGGTCCGAGAGCGACGAAATTGCCGCGCTTCAGGTCGCGAAACATCTCGGCCTGGCGCCGGTCCATGCCGAGCAGGTCGGCGGCGCGGGCCATGTCGATATCGAGAAAGGTGCGGCCCATCAGGAAGTTCGAGGCCTCGGCGGCGACGTTCTTGGCAAGCTTGGCAAGCCGCTGTGTCGCGATCACGCCGGCAAGGCCGCGCTTACGGCCGCGGCACATCAGGTTGGTCATCGCGCCGAGCGACATCTTGCGCGCATCTTCCGAGACATCGCCGCCGACCGACGGCGCAAACATCTGCGCCTCGTCGACGACGACGAGCACCGGATACCAATATTCGCGATCGGCATCGAACATGCCGTTGAGGAAGGCGGCTGCAGCACGCATCTGCTGCTCGATGTCGAGACCTTCGAGCGTCAGTACGCAGGAAACCCGATGCTGGCGGATGCGGTTGGCAATGCCCGCAAGCTCCGCCTCGGTCCTCTCGCCGTCGACGACGACATGGCCGAACCTGTCGCTGAGCGTGACGAAATCACCCTCGGGATCGATGATGACCTGCTGCACCCATTGCGCCGATTGCTCGAGCAGACGGCGCAAAAGATGCGACTTGCCCGATCCGGAATTGCCCTGCACCAGCAGACGGGTCGCCAGCAGCTCCTCGATATCGAGCGTCGCCGGGCTGCCGGACGCCAATCCCATATCGATGCCAACCTGCAATGCTGATCCTCGCGGCGAAGAGACTCACATGAACGAAGCGCCATTCTTCCGAAACGGCAGCGCCCCGTCTATCAAAGAATGCGCCAGCTTTCAGGACCGGATTTCGCCAACCCACAGGACAATTCCAGGATCTGAGATGCTGCCCCAACCTATCGAAGAATCTTGCGGAAATAGACCACCCGCTGGGTTTCAGCAAAACCCCAATTCTCATGCGCCCGGTGAGAGCGTCTGTTTCTGATGCCTGCATCGGAGCAAAGCTCCTGAAATCCCTGCTCGATCAGATCAGCGGTCATTTTTTCGACCAATGTGCGGCCGACGCCGTGCCGGCGATGTTTGGGATCGATCCAGATGCCTTCGAGAAATGGGACGGGCTGTGCAGTACAGCCGTTCGCGTATTCCCGTATGCATATCTCGGCAAAACCAAGGGGCGCGTTCTCTGGACTCAGCGCAAGATAGCCGGTCCGTCTCTTGTTCTTGAGCATTCTGCCTATATCGCCAAGATGTTCATCGACAGAAAGGCTATCCCATAGCTTGAAGCGCATCTCAGCCCAAAGCGGACCGTCGCTTGCTTGCATCTGTCTGATAACAATGGACATGCTGCTCCCTTTCTTCCGCGCGATTACGTGTCGGCCAGAACGTGTCCACAAATCCGAGCGTCAAATCGCGGCGCTACGCCCGCAAGCCAAACCCCTGCATCAGCCGCCGCGTTGCGAAATCCTGCTGGCCTGATGTAAAGACCGCGAAGTCGAAATTGTCAGGATGCACAGCATCGGCGACCAGCGGCACCAGCGTGCGGGCGCGCCGCGCGATCGCTTCGGCGGGGTCGAGCCAATCGACCGGCCAGGGCGCAAGCCGGCGGAAGAGGTTGGCCATGAAAGGATAGTGGGTGCAGGCGAGCACGACGATATCGGTCTTCTGACCATCCTTCTCGACGAAACATTGGTCGATTTCGCCAAGCACGGCATCGTCGGAGACGGCATCACCGCGAATATAGGCCTCCGCCATGCGGGCAAGGTTCTCTGATCCGACAAGACGGACATGGCATTGCTGGGCGAAGGACTGGATGAGATCGCGCGTATAGGCCCGTCTCACCGTGCCGGGGGTGGCGAGCACCGAGACCAGGCCCGAGCGCGTGCGCTCCGCCGCCGGCTTGATCGCCGGCACGGTGCCGACGAAGGTCATCTGCGGAAAGGCGGCGCGCAGGTCGGCGCCAACAAGCGTGAAGGCGGTGTTGCAGGCGATGATGCAGACCTCGGGATCGTGATCCGCCAAGAGTTTGCTGAAAAGCCCGATGATCCGCTCTTTCAGTGCCTGCTCCTCCCAGCCGCCATAGGGAAAGCCGGCATCGTCGGCGACATAGATGAAGCCGCGTTCGGGCATCAGCACACGCGCCTCGCGCAAGACGGTCAGCCCGCCGATGCCGGAATCGAAGAGAAGAATAGGCTTCAGTTCATGCGTCGGCGCTGTCATCTGGCGGTGTTTCCTTGGCCGCTGTCGGGAACCGGCCGCCGCGCGGGCTCTTGCGCGAGAAGCGGTCGAGGGAGGAGATGACGCCGCGCAACACGCTGATTTCCTGCTCCGTGAAGGCCCGGCGAGATAGAACAGCGCGCAGATTGTCGACCATTTTCGGCTTTTTCCCGGCCGGATGGAAATATCCGCGCGCATCGAGAGCCTCTTCCAACTGGTCAAACAGGCCGAAGAGCTGCTCTTTGGTCGAAGGCGTCTGCCCCATCGCCTGGAAGGGCACGGCGCCGACATCCTCCATGCCGGATTTCATCCATTCATAGGACATCAGCAGCACGGCCTGGGCAATGTTCAGCGAGGCAAAGGCCGGGTTGACGGGAAAGGTGACGATCTCGTCGGCAAGCGCCACCTCCTCGTTGGTCAGCCCCCAGCGCTCGCGCCCGAAGAGGATGCCGGTGCCCTCGCCCGCCCGGAACCTCGCCCTGAGCGTTTCCGCGGCAACGACCGGAGAGCGCACCGGCTTATAACCGTCGCGCTCGCGCGCCGTCGTCGCATAGACGAAATTGAGATCGGCGACGGCCTGCTCCAGCGTGTCGTAGACCTTGGTCGCCTCGATCACGTGATCGGCCTTGGAGGCGGTCGCCAATGCTTTCTCATTCGGCCAGCCGTCGCGCGGATTGACGAGCCGCAGTTCGGCGAGGCCGAAATTCGCCATGGCGCGCGCCACCATGCCGATATTCTCACCCATCTGCGGCTCGACCAGTATGATGGCCGGCCCTTCGGCCAGAAGTTGACGTTCGCTGTTCGTGCCTGCCATGGTCCTATCCCTGTTTCGAGCGCGCAATAGCCTCGCCCGCTGCAAACGGCAAGACATCGGCCTGCGGATAGAGCCTTTCCAGCGCCGAACCGATCATTTCAAGCCCGAGTCTCGCGCCCTCCCGCAACAGCGGCAGGTGTCGTCCCGTTGTCCGTGACGCCTTGCGCCTGATCAGGAAACAAGCCGAACCGCGCGGCGCGGCGCTGTCGATCAGCGCCAGATCCGCCGCGATCAGCCTGTTCAGATTGTCGTCAGCGACCGGCGTTTCGTAACTCTTCGCCAAAATACGCGCCCAATAGGTGCAGGACAGGAAGATCGCCAGCGTCTGGCGGATCTGACCGGGCCGCGTCACCACCGACCAGGAGGAGCCGAGAGGCCGCGCCGTCACCGTCACATCGCGGTAGCAGGCATCGATCTTCTGCGACAGCGCAATCAGCTCGAAACTGCTTTTGCCCTCGCCGAGCGCGCCAAGCAGCTCGCGCAGCGCCTGGAACCAGCGCGCGAGTGCGACATCGAGCGCGCCGCGCGTGCGCGTGGGGAAGACGATAAAGGCGACCGCCGTTCCGGCGACCGCGCCGATCACGGTCTCGCCGATGCGCAGCTTCAACAGGTCGAGTGTCAGCACGCCGGTCATGCCGTAGACCAGGCAGAGCACGATCGAGATGAAG of Rhizobium sp. BT04 contains these proteins:
- a CDS encoding GNAT family N-acetyltransferase; the protein is MSIVIRQMQASDGPLWAEMRFKLWDSLSVDEHLGDIGRMLKNKRRTGYLALSPENAPLGFAEICIREYANGCTAQPVPFLEGIWIDPKHRRHGVGRTLVEKMTADLIEQGFQELCSDAGIRNRRSHRAHENWGFAETQRVVYFRKILR
- a CDS encoding ATP-binding protein, translated to MQVGIDMGLASGSPATLDIEELLATRLLVQGNSGSGKSHLLRRLLEQSAQWVQQVIIDPEGDFVTLSDRFGHVVVDGERTEAELAGIANRIRQHRVSCVLTLEGLDIEQQMRAAAAFLNGMFDADREYWYPVLVVVDEAQMFAPSVGGDVSEDARKMSLGAMTNLMCRGRKRGLAGVIATQRLAKLAKNVAAEASNFLMGRTFLDIDMARAADLLGMDRRQAEMFRDLKRGNFVALGPALSRRPLPIQIGAVETSARSSSPKLMPLPDAPQDVEDLIFTPDPEEFQRPLVRRAPPAPRPTTDILAELSRSTPAASPAPAEARASQVEVSAEEREERLAGVLAEILDDPTAAFRTDSVLYQDFLVRLRMRRVPGPPIALPDFRRRVAISRSGVDAETAASDAWTTALSLSSGVTDDLQGVFLMLAKAAVCGEPCPSDARIARAYGTHSARRARRLLGYFEEQGIVVVHTDFAGKRIVAFPDMNCQTAPGDANAPDTGGDQPLAAE
- a CDS encoding glutaminase, with the translated sequence MADLQATLDSIYTDILPRIGEGKVADYIPELAKVDPRQFGMAIVTVDGKVYRVGDADIAFSIQSISKVFMLTLALGKVGEGLWKRVGREPSGSAFNSIVQLEHESGIPRNPFINAGAIAVSDVVMAGHAPREAIGELLRFVRYLADDESITIDDKVARSETQTGYRNVALANFMRAYRNLDHPVDHVLGVYFHQCALSMSCEQLARAGLFLAARGSNPMTGHSVVSPKRARRINALMLTCGHYDGSGDFAYHVGLPGKSGVGGGIFAVAPGIASIAVWSPGLNKVGNSQLGAVALEMLAARTGWSVFGD
- a CDS encoding RNA methyltransferase: MAGTNSERQLLAEGPAIILVEPQMGENIGMVARAMANFGLAELRLVNPRDGWPNEKALATASKADHVIEATKVYDTLEQAVADLNFVYATTARERDGYKPVRSPVVAAETLRARFRAGEGTGILFGRERWGLTNEEVALADEIVTFPVNPAFASLNIAQAVLLMSYEWMKSGMEDVGAVPFQAMGQTPSTKEQLFGLFDQLEEALDARGYFHPAGKKPKMVDNLRAVLSRRAFTEQEISVLRGVISSLDRFSRKSPRGGRFPTAAKETPPDDSADA
- the rpsD gene encoding 30S ribosomal protein S4, which codes for MSKRESSKYKIDRRMGENIWGRPKSPVNRREYGPGQHGQRRKGKLSDFGVQLRAKQKLKGYYGDLREKQFRAIFAEADRRKGDTSENLIGLLESRLDAIVYRAKFVPTVFAARQFVNHGHVTVNGVRVNIGSYRCKAGDVIEVREKSKQLVTVLEAVSLAERDVPDYIEVDHNKMVATFGRVPTLSDVPFPVVMEPHLVVEFYSR
- the murI gene encoding glutamate racemase; protein product: MTAPTHELKPILLFDSGIGGLTVLREARVLMPERGFIYVADDAGFPYGGWEEQALKERIIGLFSKLLADHDPEVCIIACNTAFTLVGADLRAAFPQMTFVGTVPAIKPAAERTRSGLVSVLATPGTVRRAYTRDLIQSFAQQCHVRLVGSENLARMAEAYIRGDAVSDDAVLGEIDQCFVEKDGQKTDIVVLACTHYPFMANLFRRLAPWPVDWLDPAEAIARRARTLVPLVADAVHPDNFDFAVFTSGQQDFATRRLMQGFGLRA